In Manis pentadactyla isolate mManPen7 chromosome 3, mManPen7.hap1, whole genome shotgun sequence, a single window of DNA contains:
- the LOC118914035 gene encoding olfactory receptor 13C4 → MDGINNTSVKEFILLGLSGYPQLEIIFFVVILVMYLVILIGNGVLIIASIFDSHLHTPMYFFLGNLSFLDICYTSSSVPSTLVSLISKKRNISFSGCAVQMFFGFAMGSTECLLLGMMAFDRYVAICNPLRYSIIMSKMVYVLMASVSWLSGGINSIVQTFLAMQLPFCGNNIINHFLCEILAVLKLACANISLNTVTLAVSNMAFLVLPLVVIVFSYMFILYTILRMNSDTGRCKAFSTCSAHLTVVIIFYGAIFFMYAKPKSQDLFRKDNVQAMEGLVSVFYGVVTPMLNPIIYSLRNKDVKASVKYLLSRKAVKQ, encoded by the coding sequence ATGGATGGGATAAATAATACTTCTGTGAAAGAATTCATTCTTCTGGGACTCTCTGGTTACCCACAACTTGAGATCATTTTTTTTGTTGTAATTCTAGTAATGTATCTGGTAATTCTAATTGGCAATGGTGTTCTGATCATAGCAAGCATCTTTGATTCCCATCTTCACACCCCTATGTACTTCTTCCTGGGCAACCTCTCTTTCCTGGATATCTGCTATACATCATCCTCTGTCCCTTCAACTCTGGTGAGCTTAAtctcaaagaaaagaaacatttccttCTCTGGATGTGCAGTACAGATGTTCTTTGGATTTGCAATGGGATCGACAGAGTGTTTGCTTCTTGGAATGATGGCCtttgaccgctatgtggccatctgtaacCCTCTGAGATACTCCATCATCATGAGCAAGATGGTGTATGTGCTGATGGCTTCTGTGTCATGGCTCTCTGGTGGAATCAACTCAATTGTGCAAACATTTCTTGCCATGCAATTGCCTTTTTGTGGGAATAATATTATCAATCATTTCTTATGTGAGATATTAGCTGTCCTTAAGCTAGCTTGTGCTAATATATCCCTCAACACTGTTACCTTAGCAGTGTCAAATATGGCATTTCTGGTTCTTCCActggtggtcattgttttctcCTATATGTTCATCCTCTACACCATCTTGAGAATGAACTCAGACACAGGGAGATGCaaggccttttccacctgctcAGCACATCTGACTGTGGTGATCATATTTTATGGTGCCATCTTCTTTATGTATGCCAAACCCAAGTCTCAAGATCTCTTTAGGAAAGATAATGTGCAAGCTATGGAGGGGCTTGTTTCTGTGTTTTATGGGGTAGTAACCCCCATGCTAAATCCTATAATCTACAGCTTGAGAAATAAAGACGTAAAAGCTTCTGTGAAATATTTGCTGAGTAGGAAAGCTGTTAAACAATAA